The genome window TACAATTTTCCGCTTGCTTGAATCACACTCTTTTACGAAAATCGGATTCTCAAGGGTTTGAATAATGCATATCAGATTCAATTGCTGCAGAAAGGACTGATAGCTTCGGCAGCACATCGTACTTTCTAACAGGGCAGCACTACCAGCAGCAAATGTCAGATGATTCGATAGATCGTGTATTCGAGAAAGCAATTGTTACTATTCAAACACTTTCCACTCAGAGAAGTTACCATTCGTTACCAAAACCACCAGCAAATATCAGGATTCAACTCTATGCCTATTTCAAACAAGCAACAGAGGGAGATGTTAAACATATATTGAATAAACCAGAAGGTAATCCAACATCACAAGACTACAATTTAGCATTGCGTAAATGGGAGGCTTGGAAAAGCAAAGAAGGATTATCTACAACAGAAGCCAAAACAGCATACATTGAGCTATTGATACATACCATGAAGACCTATGCAATGGGGACAATAGTGGCACGAGAACTTTTATCAGAACTTGAGTATATGTGGTGGCAGGTATCTCATTTCAATACTTTTGAAGGTCCTGAAGGCACAGATGAATTCGAAGATGCAAGTAATAGCGTACTAATGCTAACTAATGATAGTGTCAGCAAATCTAAAGACTCAGATAATGAATCAGAGAAGATACGAAAGGAAGTTTACGAAACGCTTATAACGCTCCGTCGATTCTCCATCCAGGACAGTTCAAAAAATAATCCAATAGATCGCCCCAGTCAATCGGACTCTAATATCTTTAAATTAATATGGgttaaaa of Kluyveromyces marxianus DMKU3-1042 DNA, complete genome, chromosome 3 contains these proteins:
- a CDS encoding acyl-CoA-binding domain-containing protein (Acyl CoA binding protein (ACBP) [cl00221]); the protein is MSDDSIDRVFEKAIVTIQTLSTQRSYHSLPKPPANIRIQLYAYFKQATEGDVKHILNKPEGNPTSQDYNLALRKWEAWKSKEGLSTTEAKTAYIELLIHTMKTYAMGTIVARELLSELEYMWWQVSHFNTFEGPEGTDEFEDASNSVLMLTNDSVSKSKDSDNESEKIRKEVYETLITLRRFSIQDSSKNNPIDRPSQSDSNIFKLIWVKIKTPVKLILIYSKKTAGFVGKHILSYSVLSFILLLILKHLNVSVDLRLDKRNQSSDSSRIERTLLFINQLCSINRIYLQIC